The following are encoded together in the Citrobacter arsenatis genome:
- the asr gene encoding acid resistance repetitive basic protein Asr, with protein sequence MKKVLALVVAAAMGLSSAAFAAETTATTAPAAAATTKAAPAKTTHHKKQHAKKSTAKPAAEQKAQAAKKHTKKAATKPAVEQKAPEQKAQAAKKHTKKAATKPAAEQKVPEQKAQAAKKHTKKAVKHDTAKPAAQPAA encoded by the coding sequence ATGAAAAAAGTATTAGCTCTGGTTGTTGCCGCTGCTATGGGTCTGTCTTCTGCTGCGTTTGCTGCTGAAACAACTGCGACCACCGCTCCGGCTGCTGCTGCAACCACTAAAGCAGCCCCGGCAAAAACCACTCATCACAAAAAACAGCACGCTAAAAAATCCACCGCTAAACCAGCGGCAGAACAAAAAGCTCAGGCTGCCAAAAAACACACCAAAAAAGCAGCAACCAAACCCGCTGTAGAACAAAAAGCACCAGAGCAGAAAGCTCAGGCCGCTAAAAAACACACCAAAAAAGCAGCAACCAAACCCGCTGCAGAACAAAAAGTACCAGAGCAGAAAGCTCAGGCTGCTAAAAAACACACCAAAAAAGCAGTAAAACACGACACCGCTAAACCAGCCGCTCAACCTGCTGCATAA
- a CDS encoding carboxypeptidase M32, with the protein MSNNDNYHQLTRTFQRLSRFSHLSAIASWDMFTMMPSGGSKARGEALAELSVLEHQLLTDQKVATWIAAAQQEDLNDVEQANLREMSRLHHQASLLPESLVEAKSLAGSRCEHAWRSQRPANDWEGFAENLKEVVQYSREEARIRADAKGCSPYDALLDIFEPGMTSAQLDVLFADVKSWLPDLLNKVVAKQSQQSLIAPVGPFPTAIQRELGLETMAQLGFDFTAGRLDISAHPFCGGVPEDVRITTRYDENELLSALFGVIHETGHARYEQNLPPNWSGQPIALARSTAIHESQSLFFEMQLGRSKAFLTRLIPAVTRHFGDQAAFEESNFIAWNQQVKPGFIRVDADEVSYPAHVILRYEIERALINGDIEVDDIPALWNEKMQSWLGLSTIGNYRNGCMQDIHWTDGGFGYFPSYTLGAMYAAQLFSAANRALPDLNQSIAQGEFGALFDWLRQNIWQHGSRFTTEQLITQATGEPLSSRYFRAHLEARYL; encoded by the coding sequence TGAGCGTACTTGAACACCAACTGTTAACCGACCAGAAAGTGGCAACATGGATCGCCGCAGCGCAACAGGAAGATCTCAACGACGTTGAGCAGGCGAATCTGCGCGAAATGTCGCGCCTGCATCACCAGGCATCCTTGTTGCCCGAATCGTTGGTAGAAGCAAAATCTCTGGCGGGTAGCCGCTGCGAGCATGCCTGGCGCAGCCAGCGCCCCGCGAATGACTGGGAAGGATTTGCCGAAAACCTGAAAGAAGTCGTGCAGTACAGCCGCGAAGAAGCCCGAATACGCGCAGACGCAAAAGGCTGTTCGCCTTATGACGCGCTACTGGACATCTTTGAGCCCGGAATGACCAGCGCCCAACTGGATGTCCTGTTTGCAGATGTAAAAAGCTGGCTGCCCGATCTGCTAAACAAGGTGGTGGCAAAGCAATCTCAGCAATCGCTCATCGCCCCGGTTGGCCCCTTCCCAACCGCAATCCAGCGGGAGCTGGGCCTTGAAACGATGGCGCAGTTGGGATTTGATTTTACGGCTGGTCGACTGGATATCAGCGCACATCCTTTCTGTGGCGGTGTGCCGGAAGATGTCCGAATTACCACCCGCTATGATGAAAACGAATTGCTCAGTGCGCTGTTTGGCGTGATCCATGAAACCGGTCACGCCCGCTATGAGCAAAATCTTCCGCCTAACTGGTCAGGGCAACCTATCGCTCTGGCACGCTCAACCGCCATTCATGAGTCCCAGAGTCTGTTCTTTGAGATGCAACTGGGACGCAGTAAAGCCTTTCTGACGCGGTTGATTCCGGCTGTAACGCGCCACTTTGGCGATCAGGCTGCGTTTGAAGAAAGCAATTTCATCGCCTGGAACCAGCAGGTTAAACCCGGGTTTATCCGTGTTGATGCGGACGAGGTGAGCTATCCTGCGCATGTGATCCTGCGCTATGAAATCGAACGTGCGCTCATTAATGGCGATATTGAAGTGGATGATATCCCGGCATTGTGGAACGAAAAAATGCAATCCTGGCTGGGGTTGTCAACGATCGGCAACTATCGTAACGGTTGTATGCAGGATATTCACTGGACCGACGGCGGCTTTGGCTACTTCCCTTCCTATACCTTAGGCGCCATGTATGCGGCGCAGTTGTTCAGTGCCGCTAACCGCGCATTGCCTGATTTGAACCAGTCTATTGCGCAAGGTGAGTTTGGAGCCCTGTTTGACTGGTTACGTCAGAACATCTGGCAGCATGGCAGCCGTTTTACCACCGAACAGCTTATTACCCAGGCCACCGGAGAGCCACTCAGCAGCCGTTATTTCCGCGCTCATCTGGAAGCCCGCTATTTGTAA
- a CDS encoding AI-2E family transporter, whose protein sequence is MAKPIITLNGLKIVIMLGMLVIILSGIRFAADIIVPFILALFIAVVLNPVVQRMGKLRIPRVFAVSLLIVIIVMLMVLLLAYLGTSLNELARTLPQYRSSLVIPLQNLEPWLQRAGIGVSVDELVKYIDPNAAMTLVTNLLTQLSNAMSSIFLLLLTVVFMLLEVPQLPNKLKQMMSRPIEGMAAIQRAIDSVSHYLVLKTAISIVTGLVAWGMLSALDVRFAFVWGLLAFALNYIPNIGSVLAAIPPIAQVLAFSGLYDALVVLAGYLVINLVFGNILEPRIMGRGLGLSTLVVFLSLIFWGWLLGPVGMLLSVPLTIIVKIALEQTNGGQSIAVLLSDLNKE, encoded by the coding sequence ATGGCGAAACCGATCATCACGCTAAACGGTCTGAAAATAGTCATTATGCTGGGCATGCTGGTTATCATCCTGAGCGGCATTCGCTTTGCCGCAGATATCATCGTCCCCTTTATTCTGGCGTTATTTATTGCCGTCGTGCTGAATCCCGTGGTGCAGCGGATGGGCAAGCTTCGCATACCGCGCGTATTCGCGGTGTCATTGCTTATTGTTATTATTGTGATGCTAATGGTGTTGCTATTAGCATATTTAGGTACATCCTTAAATGAGCTTGCGCGTACGCTGCCGCAGTATCGATCTTCACTGGTTATTCCGCTACAGAATCTTGAGCCGTGGCTCCAGCGTGCGGGGATTGGCGTTTCCGTGGACGAACTCGTCAAATATATCGATCCAAACGCGGCAATGACGCTGGTGACCAATTTACTGACGCAGCTGTCTAATGCAATGTCATCGATATTTTTGTTGCTGCTGACGGTGGTGTTTATGCTGCTGGAAGTCCCGCAGCTCCCCAACAAGCTCAAACAAATGATGAGTCGCCCCATTGAGGGAATGGCGGCGATTCAACGCGCTATCGACAGCGTATCTCACTATCTGGTGCTAAAAACGGCGATCAGCATTGTGACCGGGCTGGTGGCCTGGGGCATGCTCTCTGCACTCGACGTGCGTTTCGCCTTTGTCTGGGGATTACTGGCCTTTGCCCTGAACTATATTCCTAATATCGGTTCGGTACTGGCCGCCATTCCTCCTATTGCTCAGGTGCTGGCGTTTAGCGGTCTTTATGACGCTCTGGTGGTGTTAGCAGGCTATCTGGTCATTAACCTGGTATTCGGGAATATCCTCGAACCGCGGATCATGGGGCGTGGACTTGGACTTTCTACACTGGTGGTATTTCTGTCGTTGATCTTCTGGGGCTGGCTGCTGGGGCCTGTCGGGATGCTGCTTTCTGTACCGCTGACCATCATCGTGAAAATCGCGCTTGAGCAAACCAACGGCGGCCAAAGCATTGCCGTGTTGCTTAGCGATCTCAACAAAGAGTGA
- a CDS encoding trypsin-like serine peptidase: MHKTIAVLLGSICLLPVVAYADQPATASAEAENIKTLFFGHDDRIKVTDPTQSPWDAIGQLETASGNLCTATLISPRLALTAGHCLLTPPKGKPDKAVALRFVSKKGVWRYEIHGIEGRVDPSLGKRLKADGDGWIVPPSAAPWDFGLVVLRYPPSGITPLPLFEGDKAALTAALKTAERKVTQSGYPEDHLDDLYTHQDCVVTGWAQNTVLSHQCDTLPGDSGSPLMLKTDSGWQLIGVQSSAPAAKDRWRADNRAISVTGFRDKLEALAKE, translated from the coding sequence ATGCATAAAACCATTGCCGTGTTACTGGGTTCAATTTGTTTACTTCCTGTCGTTGCATATGCAGATCAGCCTGCAACGGCCAGCGCTGAAGCGGAAAATATAAAAACGCTGTTTTTTGGTCATGACGATCGCATAAAGGTGACTGACCCAACGCAATCTCCGTGGGACGCTATCGGGCAACTGGAAACCGCCAGCGGTAACCTGTGTACCGCCACGCTCATTTCACCACGTCTGGCACTGACTGCCGGTCACTGCTTACTCACCCCACCGAAAGGCAAGCCAGATAAAGCCGTGGCGTTACGCTTCGTGTCGAAAAAGGGAGTCTGGCGCTATGAAATTCATGGAATCGAAGGACGCGTTGATCCCTCACTCGGAAAACGTTTAAAAGCAGATGGCGATGGCTGGATTGTGCCGCCCTCAGCAGCCCCGTGGGATTTTGGTCTGGTGGTGCTGCGTTACCCACCTTCTGGAATCACACCGCTGCCGTTATTTGAGGGTGATAAAGCGGCATTAACCGCAGCACTGAAAACCGCAGAGCGTAAAGTCACGCAGTCGGGCTACCCGGAAGATCATCTTGACGACTTATACACACATCAGGATTGCGTGGTGACCGGCTGGGCGCAGAATACCGTCTTGTCGCACCAGTGCGACACGCTCCCGGGCGACAGCGGTTCACCATTGATGTTGAAGACAGATTCAGGCTGGCAGTTGATTGGTGTACAAAGCTCTGCTCCGGCGGCGAAAGATCGCTGGCGGGCCGATAATCGCGCCATATCCGTGACCGGTTTTCGCGATAAGCTGGAAGCGTTGGCGAAGGAGTAA
- the mdtI gene encoding multidrug/spermidine efflux SMR transporter subunit MdtI, whose protein sequence is MQQFEWVHGAWLGMAIVLEIVANVFLKFSDGFRRKIYGVLSLAAVLAAFSALSQAVKGIDLSVAYALWGGFGIAATLAAGWVLFGQRLNNKGWIGVALLLAGMVMIKLA, encoded by the coding sequence ATGCAGCAGTTTGAGTGGGTGCACGGCGCATGGCTTGGTATGGCCATCGTGCTGGAAATTGTCGCTAACGTCTTTCTGAAGTTTTCTGATGGATTTCGCCGCAAGATTTATGGCGTACTGTCACTGGCAGCCGTGCTGGCGGCTTTTAGTGCGCTGTCGCAGGCGGTAAAAGGTATCGACCTTTCTGTTGCCTACGCTCTGTGGGGCGGATTCGGGATTGCCGCGACGTTAGCGGCAGGTTGGGTGTTGTTTGGTCAACGCCTGAATAATAAAGGCTGGATCGGCGTGGCGCTGCTGCTTGCCGGAATGGTAATGATAAAACTTGCCTGA
- the mdtJ gene encoding multidrug/spermidine efflux SMR transporter subunit MdtJ → MMFYWILLGLAIAAEITGTLSMKWASVGHGNSGFILMLVMIALSYIFLSFAVKKIALGVAYALWEGIGILFITLFSVLLFDETLSAMKVAGLVSLVLGIVLIKSGTRKPTKAGREVTHAAV, encoded by the coding sequence ATCATGTTTTACTGGATATTATTAGGTCTGGCCATTGCGGCTGAAATTACCGGTACGCTGTCAATGAAATGGGCAAGCGTCGGTCATGGTAATTCGGGCTTTATTTTAATGCTGGTAATGATCGCCTTATCGTATATTTTTCTCAGTTTTGCCGTTAAAAAAATTGCCCTTGGTGTGGCCTACGCCTTGTGGGAAGGTATCGGTATTTTATTTATTACGCTGTTTAGCGTGCTGTTATTCGATGAAACCTTGTCCGCGATGAAGGTGGCCGGTCTGGTCTCGCTGGTGTTAGGTATTGTGCTGATTAAGTCCGGTACACGAAAACCGACAAAAGCGGGTAGAGAGGTGACCCATGCAGCAGTTTGA